The Zobellia alginiliquefaciens genome contains a region encoding:
- a CDS encoding MlaD family protein has translation MKLSREIKTGIIVIGGILLFILGFSYLKSSPLFEDGKTVYAVYKEVGGLQVGTPVTINGFIVGNVTGVRFKDNSGNLVVELFIKSDFEFSKNSPAELYDTGIIGGKGIQVKPVFDGANMAKSGDTLPSKVQLGLTQLVQKQLTPLQKKVEGAVTNADSLLMNVNEVLDDKAKRDLRETLSGLNSTVASFQKSADVLNRILSGNESRLNESLDNFEELTSNFAKLSDSLNNAGLGRTLANLESTMGNLNKLMANIENGNGTLGKLVKDEELYNNLNNASRELDLLLQDFRLNPKRYVNVSVFGKKQKEYELPEEDPANQLQPQPQQ, from the coding sequence TTGAAACTATCCAGGGAAATCAAAACAGGAATCATCGTAATAGGCGGTATACTGTTATTCATCTTAGGCTTTAGCTACTTAAAATCGTCTCCATTATTTGAAGATGGAAAAACGGTATATGCTGTTTATAAAGAAGTTGGAGGACTTCAGGTGGGAACTCCGGTAACCATTAACGGTTTTATTGTAGGTAATGTTACAGGCGTAAGATTTAAAGATAATAGTGGTAATCTCGTAGTAGAGCTTTTTATTAAAAGCGATTTCGAATTTTCTAAGAATAGTCCTGCCGAGCTGTACGATACAGGTATAATAGGAGGTAAGGGCATACAGGTGAAGCCGGTTTTTGACGGAGCTAATATGGCTAAATCCGGTGATACCTTACCTAGTAAAGTTCAACTTGGGCTAACTCAATTGGTTCAAAAACAACTTACTCCATTGCAGAAGAAGGTTGAAGGTGCGGTTACCAATGCGGACAGTTTACTGATGAACGTTAATGAGGTTTTGGATGATAAGGCAAAACGGGATTTACGGGAAACCTTAAGTGGACTGAACAGTACTGTAGCCAGTTTTCAGAAAAGTGCAGATGTGCTCAATAGAATTTTAAGTGGCAACGAAAGTAGGTTGAACGAATCTTTGGATAATTTTGAAGAGTTGACTTCTAATTTTGCAAAACTATCGGATTCGTTAAACAATGCAGGTTTGGGGCGTACTTTGGCAAATCTAGAGTCTACCATGGGTAACTTGAATAAGTTAATGGCCAATATAGAAAATGGAAATGGTACCTTAGGGAAACTTGTAAAAGATGAAGAGCTTTATAATAACCTTAATAATGCATCTAGAGAGTTAGATCTGTTATTACAAGATTTTCGTTTGAATCCTAAACGTTACGTTAATGTATCTGTTTTTGGTAAAAAACAGAAGGAATATGAACTTCCTGAAGAAGATCCAGCCAATCAACTACAACCGCAACCACAACAATAA
- a CDS encoding (Fe-S)-binding protein, whose protein sequence is MEYLPNIIFLVVLLVGIGFFVRNVKRLSRNIKLGKDVDVSDNTGQRWKNMAKIALGQTKMVVRPIAGFLHIIVYVGFIIINIEVVEIILDGLLGTHRLFAPLGTVYDILIASFEVLAFLVIVAVTVFWVRRNIVRIKRFIKPEMTGWPKKDGNLILYIEFVLMVLFLTMNGADYQLQQMGAAHYTEAGMFPVSQFIAPLFNGMSMSALIVLERTAWWLHIIGILCFLNYLYYSKHLHILLAFPNTYYGKLAPKGQFKNLDVVTAEVKLMMDPSADPFAAPAEDESAEPAKFGASDVMDLNWVQLLNSYTCTECGRCTDECPANQTGKKLSPRKIMMDTRDRLEEVGKNMDANKGQFVDDGKQLLDGYITREELWACTTCNACVQACPVSIDPLSIIMDMRQYLVMEESAAPTDLNNMMGNVENNGAPWPFNQMDRLNWAKEE, encoded by the coding sequence ATGGAATACCTGCCGAATATTATATTTTTAGTCGTACTACTTGTTGGTATTGGCTTTTTTGTCCGAAATGTAAAGCGCCTATCACGGAATATTAAATTGGGTAAAGATGTTGATGTTTCTGATAATACAGGCCAACGATGGAAGAATATGGCGAAAATAGCCTTGGGCCAAACCAAAATGGTTGTTCGCCCCATAGCCGGTTTTCTACATATTATAGTTTACGTTGGCTTCATTATTATAAATATTGAAGTCGTAGAAATTATTTTAGACGGTCTTCTCGGTACGCACCGTTTATTTGCTCCTTTAGGTACGGTGTATGATATACTGATTGCATCTTTTGAGGTATTGGCATTTTTGGTAATTGTAGCGGTTACTGTTTTTTGGGTACGAAGAAATATTGTCCGCATCAAGAGATTCATAAAACCAGAAATGACCGGTTGGCCAAAAAAGGATGGAAACCTTATTCTGTATATAGAATTTGTACTGATGGTATTGTTCTTAACCATGAACGGTGCTGATTATCAATTACAGCAAATGGGTGCTGCACATTATACAGAGGCAGGTATGTTTCCTGTAAGCCAGTTTATTGCGCCACTTTTTAACGGCATGTCCATGAGTGCTTTAATTGTTCTGGAAAGAACCGCGTGGTGGTTGCATATTATTGGGATTCTTTGTTTTTTAAATTATTTGTATTACTCAAAACACTTGCACATACTTTTGGCTTTTCCAAATACCTACTACGGTAAGTTGGCGCCAAAGGGACAATTTAAAAATTTAGATGTCGTAACGGCAGAGGTGAAATTGATGATGGATCCATCTGCAGACCCTTTCGCTGCACCTGCCGAGGATGAATCTGCCGAACCGGCTAAGTTTGGAGCTTCGGATGTTATGGATTTAAATTGGGTACAACTCTTAAATTCGTATACCTGTACGGAATGTGGTCGTTGTACGGATGAATGTCCTGCAAACCAGACGGGGAAAAAGTTATCTCCACGAAAGATAATGATGGATACTAGAGATAGGCTGGAAGAGGTTGGTAAAAACATGGATGCCAACAAAGGGCAGTTTGTAGATGATGGAAAACAGTTGTTGGACGGGTATATTACTAGAGAGGAACTTTGGGCGTGTACAACTTGTAACGCCTGTGTTCAGGCCTGTCCTGTGAGTATAGACCCGCTTTCTATTATTATGGATATGCGTCAGTACTTGGTAATGGAAGAGTCCGCAGCACCTACAGACTTAAATAATATGATGGGGAACGTAGAGAATAATGGTGCTCCATGGCCTTTTAACCAAATGGACCGATTAAATTGGGCCAAGGAAGAATAA
- a CDS encoding (Fe-S)-binding protein, with protein sequence MANELKVPTMAELFAAGQKPEVLFWVGCAGSFDDRAKKITKAFVQLLNRANVSFAVLGTEESCTGDPAKRSGNEFLFQMQAVTNIEVMNAYGINKIVTACPHCFNTIKNEYPGLGGHYEVVHHTQFLKKLFEDGRITLEGGKFKGKRITYHDPCYLGRANNVYEAPRDLIRKLDAELIEMKSCKEKGLCCGAGGAQMFKEPEKGDKDVNIERTEQAMETQPEIIAAGCPFCNTMMTDGVKNKEKEGAIAVMDIAELMASAGDL encoded by the coding sequence ATGGCGAACGAATTAAAAGTTCCAACAATGGCAGAGCTTTTTGCCGCAGGTCAAAAACCAGAAGTGTTATTTTGGGTAGGTTGCGCAGGAAGTTTTGATGATAGGGCAAAGAAAATAACCAAGGCATTTGTTCAATTATTGAACAGGGCCAATGTTTCTTTTGCAGTTTTAGGAACAGAAGAAAGTTGTACTGGGGATCCTGCAAAAAGGTCTGGTAACGAATTTCTTTTTCAAATGCAAGCGGTTACCAATATTGAGGTAATGAATGCGTACGGAATAAATAAGATTGTAACGGCTTGTCCGCATTGTTTTAATACGATTAAAAATGAATACCCAGGTCTTGGAGGTCATTATGAAGTAGTTCATCATACACAGTTCTTAAAAAAGCTTTTTGAAGATGGAAGAATTACTTTAGAGGGCGGTAAATTTAAAGGTAAGCGTATTACCTATCACGATCCTTGTTATTTAGGTAGAGCAAATAATGTTTATGAGGCTCCTAGGGATTTGATTCGTAAACTGGATGCCGAGCTTATCGAAATGAAAAGCTGTAAAGAGAAAGGTTTGTGTTGTGGTGCAGGTGGAGCGCAAATGTTCAAAGAACCTGAAAAAGGTGATAAGGATGTGAATATTGAGCGTACCGAACAGGCAATGGAAACCCAACCTGAAATAATTGCAGCAGGATGCCCATTTTGTAATACCATGATGACAGACGGCGTAAAGAATAAAGAAAAAGAAGGAGCTATTGCAGTTATGGATATAGCGGAGCTTATGGCTTCCGCCGGAGACTTGTAG
- a CDS encoding ABC transporter ATPase, whose amino-acid sequence MLVEFNTLPDASRIWIYQANRSFTEAELDEIHKELDSFITEWTAHGSQLKAGYEIKYRRFIILALDQSATAASGCSIDASVHFIQHLEKKYNVELLDKMNVSYKQGEHIAYKSLVDFKKMAKQKAVSKNTIVFNNLVTNKQEYQEHWEVPASESWHARFM is encoded by the coding sequence ATGTTAGTAGAATTTAACACCTTACCGGACGCTTCCCGTATATGGATATACCAAGCCAACCGTAGTTTTACGGAAGCGGAATTAGACGAGATACACAAAGAGCTGGATAGTTTTATAACCGAATGGACCGCCCATGGAAGTCAATTAAAGGCCGGGTATGAGATAAAATATAGGCGATTCATCATTCTTGCCTTAGATCAGAGTGCAACTGCAGCTTCTGGTTGCTCTATAGATGCTTCAGTTCATTTCATTCAGCATTTAGAGAAAAAGTACAATGTTGAATTGTTGGATAAGATGAATGTTTCTTACAAACAAGGCGAGCATATTGCTTATAAGTCTTTGGTAGATTTCAAAAAGATGGCCAAACAAAAAGCAGTGTCAAAAAACACCATTGTTTTTAACAACTTGGTTACTAATAAACAGGAGTACCAAGAACATTGGGAAGTGCCCGCTTCTGAAAGTTGGCATGCCCGTTTTATGTAG
- a CDS encoding glycoside hydrolase family 3 N-terminal domain-containing protein produces the protein MRFFPVFSLLFFAFLTASAQQHPLVTKDSLAQSNWVDAQYNKMTLDEKLGQLFMVMVASDQSKASTDKVRTLIKEQQIGGVIFSTGGPVRQAKLANEYQSASKIPLLIGMDAEWGLAMRLDSTYAFPWNMTLGAITDNTIVQKVGERIGKHAKRLGVHINFAPDVDINTNPQNPIIGNRSFGEDRENVAEKGIAFMKGMESAGVLSSGKHFPGHGDTATDSHKALPIINFTRERLDSLELYPFRRLIDEGLSSVMVAHLEVPALELKKELPSSLSEQIISGLLKEEMCFKGLVFTDALNMKGVTNHGKDGDAEVAAFMAGNDILLMPTEVEKAKEKLTKAYNKGKISEERLAGSVKKILMAKYKVGLNRYKPVEVENLYEDLNSRTDDLIYEEAIENALTVLKNDFYLMGIKRLENKKIAYVKFGDSDSDPFIEELNKYASVTQVNASDISTLKNKLKNYNLVIIGHHKSNESPWKAYKFSKKELQWLKEIAEERTSNLILSVFAKPYALLDIPSFKSIDGVLVAYQNSELAQRKAAQLIFGAIPAEGKLPVTANKEFPVNTQVKLKSLLRLGYSFPERVGFDAAKLAKVDTMVQHGIDSLMFPGAQVLIARKGKVVYNKGFGKPTYDSEDSITTKSIYDLASISKILGTLPMIMKMEEEGSIKLNNTFQELIPAYADSELKNVTVLKALSHYGRLPAWIAFYVDTLDKNRKPSKEFYRTEPTDGFSYKVTDKLYLTDAYNDSIYNRIGRQDLKSNRYRYSDVAYYVMKNFVEKVGKERLDKQVDEFLYQPIGAMSTSYNPLEKFPKNRIVPTEEDKYYRYDRVQGYVHDMGAAMQGGVGGHAGLFSNAEDVAKIMQMYLQNGIYGGTRFLDARTVKKFNTCYFCDENVRRGVGFDKPQLKDSGPTCGCVSRKSFGHSGFTGTYTWADPEEEIVYVFLSNRTYPSSSNTLLIKSGLRTRIQQVIYDAILN, from the coding sequence ATGCGGTTTTTTCCTGTTTTTTCCTTATTATTTTTCGCTTTTCTAACGGCCAGTGCCCAGCAACATCCTTTGGTAACAAAAGATAGTTTGGCACAAAGCAATTGGGTAGATGCACAATACAATAAAATGACCCTTGATGAAAAATTAGGGCAACTTTTTATGGTAATGGTGGCTTCGGATCAGTCTAAAGCAAGTACGGATAAAGTCCGGACATTAATTAAGGAGCAGCAAATAGGTGGAGTAATTTTTTCTACTGGAGGTCCGGTCCGTCAAGCAAAACTTGCCAACGAATATCAGTCGGCTTCAAAGATACCTTTACTGATCGGTATGGATGCAGAATGGGGTTTGGCCATGCGCTTGGATTCTACATATGCTTTTCCGTGGAATATGACCCTAGGAGCAATAACGGATAACACTATTGTACAAAAAGTAGGTGAGCGAATAGGTAAACACGCTAAGCGTTTGGGCGTACATATTAATTTTGCACCGGATGTAGATATCAATACTAATCCGCAAAACCCAATAATAGGAAACCGTTCTTTTGGTGAAGACCGTGAAAATGTAGCTGAAAAAGGTATCGCTTTTATGAAAGGAATGGAAAGTGCAGGTGTGCTTTCTAGCGGCAAGCATTTTCCAGGTCATGGGGATACGGCTACCGATTCCCACAAGGCCTTGCCAATTATCAATTTTACCAGAGAACGTTTAGATAGTTTAGAATTATATCCGTTTAGGAGATTAATAGATGAAGGGTTGAGCAGTGTTATGGTGGCTCACTTGGAAGTACCGGCACTTGAGCTGAAAAAAGAACTTCCATCGTCATTGTCCGAACAGATTATATCCGGGTTACTGAAGGAAGAAATGTGTTTTAAAGGGTTGGTGTTTACCGATGCCTTAAATATGAAAGGTGTTACCAATCATGGTAAAGATGGCGATGCAGAAGTTGCTGCATTTATGGCGGGTAATGATATTCTATTGATGCCAACGGAAGTAGAAAAGGCGAAAGAAAAACTTACCAAGGCCTATAATAAGGGCAAAATTTCCGAAGAGCGTTTGGCCGGTTCCGTCAAGAAGATTTTGATGGCAAAATATAAAGTGGGATTAAATAGGTACAAACCTGTGGAGGTAGAGAATCTATATGAGGACTTAAACTCACGAACGGACGACCTTATTTACGAAGAGGCTATTGAGAATGCATTGACGGTATTAAAAAACGATTTTTATTTGATGGGGATTAAGCGCCTGGAAAATAAGAAAATCGCATACGTTAAGTTTGGTGATTCGGATAGTGACCCGTTCATAGAGGAACTTAATAAGTATGCTTCTGTAACACAAGTTAACGCTAGTGATATTAGTACTTTAAAAAATAAATTAAAGAATTATAATTTGGTGATTATAGGTCATCATAAAAGCAATGAAAGCCCTTGGAAAGCCTATAAATTTTCTAAAAAAGAATTACAATGGCTTAAAGAAATTGCAGAAGAACGGACTTCTAATCTAATACTCTCTGTTTTTGCTAAGCCTTATGCACTCTTGGATATACCTTCGTTCAAAAGTATTGATGGGGTTTTGGTGGCATATCAAAATAGCGAACTGGCCCAGCGTAAGGCAGCTCAGTTGATATTTGGAGCTATTCCTGCGGAAGGAAAGTTACCGGTTACGGCAAATAAAGAGTTTCCTGTTAATACTCAAGTAAAGTTAAAATCGCTTTTAAGATTGGGATATAGTTTTCCTGAAAGAGTTGGGTTTGATGCCGCTAAATTAGCAAAGGTAGATACTATGGTCCAACATGGCATAGATTCCCTAATGTTTCCAGGTGCTCAGGTTCTAATTGCAAGAAAAGGAAAAGTGGTCTATAATAAGGGATTTGGGAAACCTACATATGATTCCGAGGATAGTATAACCACCAAAAGTATTTATGATTTAGCTTCTATTTCCAAAATATTGGGTACACTTCCCATGATAATGAAAATGGAAGAAGAGGGCAGTATTAAGCTCAACAATACTTTTCAAGAATTGATTCCTGCTTATGCCGATTCTGAACTTAAAAATGTTACCGTACTGAAAGCATTATCACATTATGGCAGGCTGCCAGCGTGGATTGCTTTTTATGTTGATACGTTGGATAAAAACAGAAAGCCATCAAAAGAATTTTATAGAACGGAACCCACCGATGGATTTTCATATAAAGTAACGGACAAGCTTTATTTAACCGATGCGTATAACGATTCCATTTATAACAGAATTGGACGTCAAGATTTAAAATCTAACCGCTATCGGTATAGTGATGTAGCTTACTATGTCATGAAAAATTTCGTAGAAAAAGTGGGTAAAGAAAGGTTGGATAAGCAAGTGGATGAGTTTTTGTACCAACCTATTGGTGCAATGAGTACAAGTTATAATCCACTTGAAAAATTCCCCAAAAATAGGATTGTGCCTACGGAAGAGGATAAATATTACCGCTACGATAGAGTTCAAGGATACGTTCATGATATGGGGGCTGCCATGCAAGGAGGAGTAGGTGGCCATGCCGGATTATTCAGTAATGCGGAAGATGTGGCGAAAATCATGCAGATGTACTTGCAAAACGGCATTTATGGAGGAACTCGATTTTTAGATGCACGAACAGTAAAGAAATTCAATACCTGCTACTTTTGTGATGAAAATGTAAGAAGAGGCGTTGGTTTTGATAAACCACAATTGAAAGATAGTGGCCCTACTTGTGGTTGTGTGTCCCGAAAAAGCTTTGGACATAGTGGTTTTACAGGCACCTATACATGGGCCGATCCAGAAGAAGAGATTGTTTATGTGTTTCTTTCCAATAGAACTTACCCATCCTCTTCAAATACACTTTTGATTAAATCAGGTTTGCGAACACGAATTCAGCAAGTCATCTACGATGCTATCTTAAATTAA